One Pectobacterium colocasium DNA segment encodes these proteins:
- a CDS encoding DUF2058 domain-containing protein — MTKLTLQEQMLKAGLVTSKKMAKVQRTAKKSRVQAREAREAVEENKKAQLERDKQLSEQQKQATLSKEYKAQVKQLIEMNRINISKGDIGFNFTDNNLIKKITVDKLTQAQLISGRLAIARLVIDSSGESEYAIIPAIVADKIAQRDASSIVLNSALSQEEQDEDDPYADFKVPDDLMW; from the coding sequence ATGACAAAGCTCACCTTACAAGAGCAGATGCTAAAAGCGGGATTAGTGACCAGCAAAAAAATGGCCAAAGTCCAAAGAACGGCGAAAAAATCACGCGTTCAGGCTCGTGAAGCAAGAGAGGCTGTGGAAGAAAATAAAAAAGCACAGCTTGAGCGTGATAAACAGCTAAGCGAACAACAAAAACAAGCTACTTTATCTAAAGAGTATAAAGCTCAGGTGAAGCAGCTTATTGAAATGAACAGAATCAATATCTCAAAAGGCGATATTGGTTTTAACTTCACAGATAATAATTTAATTAAAAAAATAACTGTGGATAAGCTGACTCAGGCTCAGCTGATTAGCGGTCGCCTCGCCATTGCGCGTTTGGTGATTGATAGCAGTGGCGAGAGTGAATACGCGATTATTCCCGCGATCGTAGCCGATAAAATTGCACAGCGAGATGCGAGCAGTATTGTATTAAATAGTGCGCTGAGTCAGGAAGAGCAAGACGAAGACGATCCGTACGCTGATTTTAAAGTGCCTGATGATTTAATGTGGTAA
- a CDS encoding methionine synthase, translated as MKILLPTSTAGSLPKPSWLAQPETLWSPWKLQGEELIEGKQDALRLSLAEQQQAGIDIVSDGEQTRQHFVTTFIEHLSGVDFEKREIVKIRNRYDASVPTVIGAVVRQKPVFVEDAKFLRQQTTQPIKWALPGPMTMIDTLYDSHYKSREKLAWEFATILNQEAKELEAAGVDIIQFDEPAFNVFFDEVNDWGIAALERAVEGLKCETAVHICYGYGIKANTDWKKTLGSEWRQYEEIFPKLQTSAIDIISLECQNSRVPMDLIELIRGKKVMVGAIDVATNTIETPEEVADTLRKALQFVDADKLYPSTNCGMTPLSRLVARGKLNALSAGAAIVRKELLAK; from the coding sequence ATGAAAATATTGCTACCCACCTCAACCGCTGGCAGCTTACCTAAACCCTCTTGGCTGGCGCAGCCTGAAACACTGTGGTCACCCTGGAAATTGCAAGGTGAGGAATTGATTGAGGGTAAACAAGATGCGCTACGTTTAAGCCTGGCAGAGCAACAGCAAGCGGGGATTGACATTGTCAGTGATGGCGAGCAAACGCGTCAACATTTTGTCACGACGTTTATTGAACACCTCAGCGGTGTTGATTTCGAGAAACGTGAGATCGTTAAAATTCGTAATCGCTATGACGCGAGCGTGCCGACAGTCATTGGTGCAGTGGTTCGCCAAAAGCCCGTTTTTGTTGAAGACGCCAAATTTTTACGTCAACAAACTACGCAACCGATTAAATGGGCCCTGCCTGGCCCCATGACAATGATCGATACGCTTTATGATAGCCACTATAAAAGTCGCGAAAAACTCGCCTGGGAATTTGCCACCATTCTGAATCAAGAAGCTAAAGAGTTAGAGGCGGCGGGTGTCGACATTATCCAATTTGATGAGCCTGCATTTAATGTTTTCTTTGATGAGGTGAATGATTGGGGCATTGCCGCGTTAGAAAGAGCCGTTGAAGGGCTTAAATGTGAAACTGCGGTGCACATTTGCTATGGCTATGGCATCAAAGCCAATACCGATTGGAAAAAGACGCTGGGGTCTGAGTGGCGGCAATATGAAGAAATTTTTCCTAAACTGCAAACATCGGCTATCGATATCATTTCACTGGAATGTCAGAACTCTCGGGTTCCAATGGATCTTATTGAACTCATTCGCGGTAAAAAAGTGATGGTAGGTGCCATTGACGTGGCAACCAATACCATTGAGACGCCAGAGGAAGTCGCCGATACGTTACGAAAAGCCCTTCAGTTTGTGGATGCTGACAAGCTCTATCCGTCTACCAACTGTGGCATGACGCCTTTATCTCGTCTCGTCGCAAGAGGCAAACTCAATGCGTTAAGTGCCGGCGCGGCAATCGTCCGAAAAGAACTCTTGGCTAAATAA